The Saxibacter everestensis genome has a window encoding:
- a CDS encoding PspC domain-containing protein produces the protein MTELVRPRQGRLIGGVCLGIANRFNMRPTIVRLIFVLSCLIPGPQFLIYLALWGLVPSDKPRKR, from the coding sequence ATGACTGAACTAGTTCGTCCTCGGCAGGGCCGCCTGATCGGCGGGGTATGCCTCGGAATTGCCAACCGTTTCAACATGCGACCGACCATCGTCCGGCTCATCTTCGTCCTGTCGTGTCTGATTCCCGGACCACAGTTCCTGATCTACCTGGCGCTCTGGGGTTTGGTCCCGAGTGACAAGCCCCGCAAGCGCTGA
- a CDS encoding threonine/serine ThrE exporter family protein, whose product MSSGIGGQDKHVPDDQWPTSGPSPLISTTGVPTARQYRQSRRAEQIARRAVKRIISDNSPATQPIPIVERLRGTPYSKPYEMSAPPDAEARRILDFALSVGETMLRSGAGTADVEVSVIAVAAACGLKDVDVDLTYQTVMVHYTTFDGRPLTVLGVNRSESISFARLSAVHQLVSDLANGRLEREDAIARMDAIKTQPKPFNRWLVSLSWAVLSGALVVLLGGGWLGALVGTFMTFSMDRLGRRLARTGMPYMFNVLIVALLTTTVAMLLARVGLPIGPQYVIAAGLVPLLPTMSLFSAAQDAITNFPLTAAGRMINVLMAMAAIVSGIGMGTLIGRSVGLNEIDVLVSGLSPLAASILGVLMAFIVAGTGSIAHQSRRRLVLPSAAVGSVGFIVMLVMQQFGFGPILVPAVAAAVVSILASVIALRLGAPPVTVIIPGIFPLLPGLSIFGAAYQLVQPEEAVSLATSLSSLFAALGATAALAVGAVFGNFIASPLRTRRKTPGNGGNPLVG is encoded by the coding sequence GTGAGCTCGGGAATTGGCGGCCAGGACAAACATGTCCCGGACGATCAATGGCCAACGTCCGGACCGAGCCCGCTGATCAGCACCACCGGTGTTCCCACGGCGCGACAGTACCGGCAGTCGAGGCGTGCCGAGCAGATCGCCCGGCGGGCCGTGAAGCGGATCATCTCGGACAATTCGCCTGCCACCCAGCCGATCCCGATCGTCGAACGGCTTCGCGGCACGCCCTACAGCAAGCCGTACGAAATGTCGGCGCCCCCGGACGCCGAGGCGCGGCGGATTCTCGATTTCGCGCTGAGCGTGGGTGAGACGATGCTGCGTTCCGGCGCGGGCACCGCGGACGTCGAGGTGAGCGTGATCGCCGTCGCTGCCGCCTGTGGCTTGAAAGATGTTGACGTCGACCTCACCTATCAGACAGTGATGGTGCACTACACGACTTTCGACGGTCGGCCGCTGACCGTGCTCGGCGTGAACCGCTCCGAGTCGATCAGCTTTGCCCGGCTCTCCGCCGTGCACCAGTTGGTGTCCGACCTGGCCAACGGCCGGCTGGAGCGCGAGGACGCTATCGCGCGGATGGACGCGATCAAGACGCAGCCCAAACCGTTCAATCGTTGGCTGGTCTCGCTGTCCTGGGCCGTGCTGTCCGGTGCCCTCGTTGTGCTCCTTGGCGGCGGCTGGCTCGGCGCCCTGGTGGGGACGTTCATGACGTTCAGCATGGACCGGCTGGGCCGTCGGCTTGCCCGGACCGGGATGCCGTACATGTTCAACGTGCTCATCGTTGCGCTGCTGACCACCACGGTGGCCATGCTGCTTGCCCGGGTCGGCCTGCCGATCGGGCCGCAATACGTCATCGCCGCGGGTCTCGTCCCACTGCTGCCAACCATGAGCCTGTTCAGCGCGGCGCAGGATGCCATCACTAACTTTCCGTTGACGGCGGCCGGACGGATGATCAACGTGCTGATGGCGATGGCGGCAATCGTGTCCGGCATAGGTATGGGCACCCTGATCGGACGGTCGGTCGGGCTCAACGAGATCGATGTCCTGGTCAGCGGACTCTCACCGCTCGCCGCGTCGATTCTCGGCGTGCTGATGGCGTTCATCGTTGCCGGCACCGGATCGATCGCGCATCAGAGCCGAAGGCGTCTCGTGCTGCCGAGCGCCGCCGTCGGAAGCGTCGGCTTCATCGTCATGCTCGTGATGCAACAGTTCGGCTTCGGCCCGATCCTGGTTCCAGCCGTGGCAGCCGCAGTGGTCTCGATACTGGCCAGCGTGATAGCGCTGCGGCTAGGCGCGCCACCCGTGACCGTGATCATCCCGGGCATTTTTCCCTTGTTGCCGGGACTGTCGATCTTCGGCGCCGCCTACCAGTTGGTGCAGCCGGAGGAGGCGGTCAGCCTTGCGACATCGCTCTCGAGCCTCTTCGCCGCGTTGGGCGCTACCGCCGCGCTCGCGGTCGGTGCCGTGTTCGGCAATTTCATTGCGTCGCCGCTAAGGACTCGCCGGAAGACGCCAGGAAACGGGGGCAACCCCCTGGTCGGCTAG
- a CDS encoding ketopantoate reductase family protein produces the protein MTRYIFIGAGAIGGTIGGRLHQYQHVHGSQVVLVARGKHGKALAGSGLTLRSPQDTTRVSPTVVSGPEELQLAIGDVLVLTTKTQQAEAALRQWVDRPVYSNDGNGKVVGTAGERLPIFTALNGVASERMALRYFRRVFAVCVWLPAVHLSAGEVLVRIAPGSGTFFIGRYPAQATDGGRPGASPAADVDDRKVLDRLAHDWTASSFTVHLRPDVMNFKYSKLMSNLANGLQALLGTDGASYTHLVEQVQDEARLVYQASGVRTAPSEEEAALRNGAFDVQPVPGEPTGMGGSSWQSLARNTGSVETDFLNGEIVYLARLYGVPAPMNEVVQGMTRRAAAAGSTPGDINVSEVELRFSTAMKEAGQ, from the coding sequence ATGACCCGGTACATCTTCATTGGCGCAGGCGCAATCGGCGGCACGATAGGAGGCCGGCTCCATCAGTATCAGCACGTGCATGGGAGCCAGGTCGTGCTGGTCGCTCGCGGCAAACACGGAAAGGCGCTCGCCGGATCCGGCCTGACGCTTCGCTCCCCGCAGGACACCACCCGGGTGAGCCCCACTGTCGTCAGCGGGCCGGAGGAGCTCCAACTTGCGATTGGCGACGTCCTGGTGCTGACCACGAAGACCCAGCAAGCCGAGGCGGCCCTGCGGCAATGGGTGGACCGTCCGGTGTATTCGAATGACGGCAACGGGAAGGTCGTCGGCACAGCTGGCGAACGGCTGCCAATTTTCACGGCACTGAACGGCGTCGCCAGCGAACGGATGGCGCTTCGGTACTTCCGCCGGGTTTTCGCGGTCTGTGTCTGGCTGCCCGCCGTACACCTGTCGGCCGGTGAGGTCCTTGTACGGATTGCGCCAGGAAGTGGCACGTTCTTTATCGGCAGGTATCCCGCTCAGGCTACGGATGGCGGCCGGCCCGGCGCATCGCCCGCGGCGGACGTCGATGATCGCAAGGTGCTGGACCGGCTCGCCCACGACTGGACGGCAAGCAGTTTCACCGTGCATCTGCGGCCCGACGTGATGAACTTCAAGTACTCGAAGCTGATGTCGAACCTGGCTAACGGCCTGCAGGCCCTGCTGGGCACAGATGGCGCCTCGTACACCCACTTGGTCGAGCAGGTTCAGGACGAGGCCAGGCTGGTATATCAGGCGTCCGGCGTCCGTACCGCACCATCCGAGGAGGAAGCTGCCCTGCGAAATGGCGCATTCGACGTGCAACCTGTCCCCGGAGAGCCGACGGGCATGGGTGGATCGTCCTGGCAGTCCCTGGCTCGAAACACCGGCTCGGTCGAAACCGACTTTCTCAATGGCGAGATCGTCTACCTGGCCCGGTTGTACGGCGTCCCAGCCCCTATGAACGAAGTCGTCCAGGGAATGACCCGCCGGGCAGCCGCTGCCGGGTCCACGCCGGGCGACATAAACGTCAGCGAGGTTGAGCTGCGTTTCAGCACGGCGATGAAGGAAGCAGGACAATGA
- a CDS encoding VOC family protein, with amino-acid sequence MAIARFPGVIIDCPDPTALAEFYGSLLDWGVTVDEGWAEIRPVDGSDCISFQQVEGYRAPQWPDQNVPQQMHLDLIVDDLDEGEETAIRLGASTASTVPDKSFRVLLDPAGHPFCLCVD; translated from the coding sequence ATGGCCATTGCACGCTTTCCCGGTGTCATCATCGATTGCCCGGACCCGACAGCACTCGCGGAGTTCTATGGCTCGCTCCTCGACTGGGGAGTCACGGTCGACGAGGGCTGGGCCGAGATCCGCCCCGTCGATGGCAGCGACTGCATCTCATTCCAGCAGGTCGAGGGATACCGAGCGCCCCAGTGGCCCGACCAGAATGTGCCGCAACAGATGCACCTTGATCTGATCGTGGATGACCTCGATGAGGGCGAGGAGACGGCGATCCGGCTCGGCGCCAGCACGGCGTCCACCGTGCCCGACAAGTCCTTCCGGGTTCTCCTCGACCCAGCGGGACATCCCTTCTGTCTCTGCGTGGACTGA
- a CDS encoding SGNH/GDSL hydrolase family protein yields MTYTSYCALGDSFSEGMNDPAPDGAPDRYRGWADRLAELLTTSTTGSPDLTYANLAIRGRLLDAIIAEQVPRALELKPDLVSLVGGGNDCIRPGADPDALAAKLDDAVVRLQESGATVLLATGFDTRMTPLLRAIRGRVGIFNANIWTIAQRRGAFVLDSWGLKPLHDLSRWSEDRLHLSAEGHEIVAQQALAVLEGRPTPEAGQVPVARPARPLRQAVNEEAAWVRQHLAPWVGRRIRRTSSGDGRSAKEPELRRVRM; encoded by the coding sequence ATGACGTACACCAGCTACTGCGCGCTCGGGGACTCATTCTCCGAAGGGATGAATGACCCCGCTCCCGACGGCGCGCCGGACAGGTATCGCGGCTGGGCCGACAGGCTGGCCGAACTGCTGACCACGAGCACGACGGGCTCCCCCGACCTGACCTACGCCAACCTCGCCATCCGCGGTCGGCTGCTCGACGCGATCATTGCCGAGCAGGTGCCGCGCGCGCTCGAACTGAAGCCGGATCTGGTGTCCCTGGTCGGCGGCGGCAATGACTGCATTCGGCCTGGCGCTGACCCGGACGCTCTTGCGGCGAAACTGGATGACGCCGTCGTCCGGTTGCAGGAGTCCGGCGCAACGGTTCTGCTCGCTACCGGCTTCGATACCCGGATGACTCCGCTGCTGCGCGCGATCCGGGGCCGGGTCGGGATCTTCAACGCGAATATCTGGACGATAGCCCAGAGACGAGGCGCATTCGTCCTGGATAGCTGGGGCCTGAAGCCGCTACATGACCTGAGCCGGTGGTCTGAGGACCGCCTGCATCTTTCCGCCGAGGGCCATGAGATCGTCGCGCAACAGGCACTGGCCGTGCTCGAGGGGCGCCCTACGCCCGAAGCCGGCCAGGTGCCGGTCGCACGGCCGGCTCGCCCGCTGCGCCAGGCGGTCAATGAAGAGGCAGCCTGGGTCCGGCAGCATCTCGCACCGTGGGTCGGCCGGCGTATCCGCCGCACTTCGTCCGGCGACGGCCGCAGCGCCAAGGAGCCCGAGCTGCGCCGAGTCAGGATGTAG
- a CDS encoding amidohydrolase, which translates to MTSLGRPIAITGGYVVPIADDKGQPAAPVAGATVLLRDGKIDAVGVDLQIPDDAEVVDATGQWVLPGLLESHGHVGIDEEAEGWAGDDTNEMTDPNGARLRAIDAVNPADEGFRDALRGGITTVVVKPGSGNPIGGQTVALKVWGRIVDEMLLRAEVSVKSALGENPKRVYGDKKQLPSTRQGVAAVIRDAFRDAEDYRGRRDEAQREGKHFDRDGTLEVLAKVLDGDLAWDQHTHRADDIATAIRLSEEFGYKLVVNHGTEGHLIADVLATKNIPVIIGPLFTSRSKVELRNRHLRNPGLLARAGVKIAITTDHPVVPIDFLIYQAAIAVKEGLDRDEALRALTINPAQMLGLSDRVGSLVPGRDADVVLWSGDPLDVTQRVRAVFVEGRQVYQWDVESNSGSVADPYDVRE; encoded by the coding sequence GTGACTTCACTGGGACGGCCAATTGCGATAACCGGCGGCTATGTGGTTCCGATAGCCGACGACAAGGGACAGCCGGCTGCCCCGGTAGCCGGCGCTACCGTGCTGTTGCGGGACGGAAAGATTGACGCGGTTGGCGTGGATCTGCAGATCCCGGACGATGCCGAGGTTGTTGACGCTACCGGACAGTGGGTGCTTCCCGGACTTCTGGAATCGCATGGCCACGTAGGTATCGACGAAGAAGCCGAAGGCTGGGCAGGCGACGATACCAATGAAATGACGGACCCCAATGGCGCCCGTCTGCGGGCCATCGACGCTGTCAACCCCGCCGATGAGGGGTTCCGCGATGCTCTGCGCGGCGGCATCACGACCGTCGTCGTCAAGCCGGGTTCGGGTAATCCGATCGGTGGCCAGACCGTTGCCCTGAAAGTCTGGGGACGCATCGTCGACGAAATGCTGCTCAGGGCCGAGGTGTCCGTCAAGAGCGCACTCGGCGAGAACCCGAAGCGGGTCTACGGCGACAAGAAGCAGTTGCCCTCGACGCGGCAAGGCGTAGCCGCCGTGATTCGCGACGCCTTCCGGGACGCCGAGGACTATCGCGGGCGACGCGACGAAGCGCAGCGTGAGGGCAAGCATTTCGACCGTGACGGAACGCTGGAGGTGCTCGCTAAGGTGCTGGACGGTGACCTGGCCTGGGACCAGCACACACACCGTGCCGACGACATCGCCACCGCAATTCGGCTCTCGGAAGAGTTCGGCTATAAGCTGGTCGTGAACCACGGAACGGAAGGACATCTGATCGCAGATGTCCTCGCCACAAAGAACATCCCGGTCATCATAGGGCCGCTTTTCACCAGCCGATCCAAGGTCGAACTGCGCAACCGGCACCTTCGAAACCCGGGCTTGCTGGCCAGGGCGGGCGTGAAAATCGCAATAACCACCGACCATCCCGTTGTGCCAATCGACTTCCTGATCTACCAGGCCGCGATCGCGGTCAAGGAGGGGCTCGACCGGGACGAGGCATTGCGGGCGCTGACTATAAACCCCGCCCAGATGCTGGGTCTGTCCGATCGAGTGGGCTCCCTGGTACCTGGACGTGACGCCGATGTCGTGCTGTGGAGCGGTGACCCGCTCGACGTCACGCAGCGGGTGCGGGCCGTGTTCGTAGAGGGCCGGCAGGTTTATCAGTGGGATGTTGAAAGTAACTCGGGGTCCGTTGCGGATCCGTACGACGTCAGGGAGTAA
- a CDS encoding uracil-DNA glycosylase codes for MDAVNTDQTLNSPPSPLVELIDPGWAEALAPVEEQIHRMGDFLRQEVAAGRSYLPSGDNVLRAFKRPLAEVKVLIVGQDPYPTPGHAVGLSFSVDKAVRPIPRSLTNIYRELSDDLGIPPVPHGDLTGWADQGVLLLNRVLTVRPGEAASHRRKGWEQITDAAIAALVGRDQPLVAILWGRDAQSLQPALGDTSCLCSAHPSPLSASRGFFGSKPFSRANQLLADQGVAPVSWRLPASP; via the coding sequence GTGGATGCCGTAAACACCGACCAGACACTGAACTCGCCCCCCAGCCCGCTCGTGGAGTTGATCGATCCGGGTTGGGCCGAGGCGCTTGCCCCTGTCGAGGAACAGATCCACCGGATGGGCGACTTCCTGCGTCAGGAAGTCGCGGCCGGCCGCAGCTACCTGCCGAGCGGCGACAACGTCCTGCGGGCTTTCAAGCGACCACTTGCCGAGGTCAAGGTGCTGATCGTCGGCCAGGATCCCTACCCCACTCCGGGCCACGCCGTTGGTCTGTCATTCTCGGTCGATAAGGCCGTGCGGCCGATACCTCGCAGCCTGACCAACATCTATCGTGAGCTGAGCGATGACCTGGGCATTCCGCCGGTGCCGCACGGCGACCTGACCGGATGGGCGGACCAGGGGGTCCTGCTGCTCAACCGGGTACTCACGGTCCGTCCAGGCGAGGCCGCGTCGCACCGGCGCAAGGGCTGGGAACAGATCACGGATGCCGCCATCGCCGCGCTTGTCGGCCGCGACCAGCCGCTGGTCGCAATCCTGTGGGGACGCGATGCCCAGTCCCTCCAGCCGGCGCTCGGCGACACGTCCTGTCTGTGCTCGGCGCATCCCAGTCCACTGTCGGCATCCCGTGGGTTCTTCGGCTCGAAACCGTTCAGCCGCGCGAACCAGCTGCTAGCCGACCAGGGGGTTGCCCCCGTTTCCTGGCGTCTTCCGGCGAGTCCTTAG
- a CDS encoding LysR family transcriptional regulator: MSVPTPRTGAPSADDLLILLAVARFGRFTRAAESLGINHTTISRRLSVLESQLGGRLLARSSGSWELTDLGHEAFLAAEQVETALNGLGPHPAGTSELRGLVRLSSTDGLSAYIVAPAVAEVQRTHPLLNVEIITATRRVLQHRSGLDIEIVVGKPQVHRAETLHLGDYVLGLYVSREYAANRGIPTTQAELASHPLVFYIDSMLHVDDLDSSRKSIPAGPSPLTSTNVFVHVEATRAGAGIGLLPCFMADRHDDLVRVMPGEVAARLAFWLVGRPESMRREAVRAVVEAIRIRMEDARGELLGIPSALGN; encoded by the coding sequence ATGAGCGTGCCCACCCCTCGCACCGGAGCGCCGAGTGCAGATGACCTGCTGATTCTGCTGGCGGTGGCCAGATTTGGCCGGTTCACCCGGGCCGCTGAGTCTCTCGGAATCAACCACACCACCATCTCCCGAAGGCTCTCGGTTCTCGAGTCACAGCTTGGCGGCCGTTTACTCGCCCGGTCCTCTGGTTCCTGGGAACTCACCGATCTCGGACACGAGGCATTCCTGGCCGCGGAGCAGGTCGAGACGGCGTTGAACGGCCTCGGGCCGCACCCGGCCGGCACCAGTGAACTTCGCGGGCTGGTGCGGTTGTCCAGCACCGATGGCCTGAGCGCCTACATCGTCGCCCCCGCCGTCGCCGAAGTGCAGCGCACCCACCCGCTGCTCAACGTCGAGATCATCACCGCAACGCGAAGGGTGCTGCAGCACCGATCAGGCCTCGACATCGAAATAGTGGTCGGCAAGCCGCAGGTGCACCGCGCCGAGACCCTGCATCTCGGCGATTACGTGCTAGGTCTCTACGTCTCCCGCGAGTACGCGGCAAACCGCGGCATCCCGACCACGCAGGCCGAACTGGCCAGCCACCCGCTGGTCTTCTATATCGACTCGATGTTGCACGTGGATGACCTCGACTCCTCGCGGAAGTCGATTCCGGCCGGCCCTTCTCCCCTGACCTCTACGAACGTCTTCGTACACGTTGAGGCCACCCGGGCGGGTGCTGGCATCGGCCTGCTGCCGTGCTTCATGGCCGATCGGCATGACGACCTGGTCCGGGTGATGCCGGGCGAGGTCGCCGCCAGACTGGCGTTCTGGCTGGTCGGCCGGCCCGAGTCGATGCGCAGGGAGGCGGTGAGGGCGGTCGTCGAGGCGATCCGGATCCGAATGGAGGACGCACGAGGAGAGTTACTTGGCATCCCGTCCGCACTCGGCAACTAG